A part of Gallus gallus isolate bGalGal1 chromosome 30, bGalGal1.mat.broiler.GRCg7b, whole genome shotgun sequence genomic DNA contains:
- the S1PR2 gene encoding sphingosine 1-phosphate receptor 2, with amino-acid sequence MGSIYKDYFNTAKIREHYNYTKEGPDASSASSRGAVSILIVTLCCFIVLENLLVLVSVCRNPKLHSAMFIFIANLAFSDLLAGLAFMANVLLSGSATFNLTPVQWFVREGTAFATLAASVFSLLAIAIERHVAITRVKVYGGDKGCRMVLLIGACWLVAAAVASLPIMGWNCISDLRDCSTVLPLYSKRYVLFVVTIFTLILLAIVGLYGRIYCIVRSSRADAAGSQTLALLKTVTTVLGAFIVCWLPAFVILLLDASCPVRSCRVLYGAKYFFAFATLNSAANPIIYTLRSKEMRREFRRVLCCCGAGRGADSPGGRCALPLRTSSSAERCTQKQGLPASPGTRDCTTSV; translated from the coding sequence ATGGGCAGCATCTACAAGGACTACTTCAACACGGCCAAGATCCGCGAGCACTACAACTACACCAAGGAGGGCCCGGACGCCTCCTCGGCTTCGTCCCGCGGCGCCGTCTCCATCCTCATCGTCACCCTCTGCTGCTTCATCGTCCTCGAGAACCTCCTGGTGCTCGTCTCCGTCTGCCGCAACCCGAAGCTGCACTCCGCCATGTTCATCTTCATCGCCAACCTCGCCTTCTCCGACCTGCTGGCCGGCCTGGCCTTCATGGCCAACGTCCTCCTCTCGGGCTCCGCCACCTTCAACCTCACCCCGGTGCAGTGGTTCGTCCGCGAGGGGACGGCCTTCGCCACGTTGGCCGCTTCGGTCTTCAGCCTGTTGGCCATCGCCATCGAGCGCCACGTGGCCATCACCCGCGTGAAGGTGTACGGCGGCGACAAAGGCTGCCGGATGGTGCTGCTGATCGGCGCCTGCTGGTTGGTGGCGGCGGCCGTGGCCAGCCTGCCCATCATGGGCTGGAACTGCATCAGCGACCTCCGCGACTGCTCCACCgtcctccccctctactccaAGCGCTACGTCCTCTTCGTCGTCACCATCTTCACCCTCATCCTCCTGGCCATCGTCGGCCTCTACGGCCGCATCTACTGCATCGTCCGCTCCAGCCGAGCCGACGCCGCCGGCTCCCAAACGCTGGCGCTGCTCAAAACCGTCACCACGGTGCTGGGAGCCTTCATCGTCTGCTGGCTGCCCGCCTTCGTCATCCTCCTCCTGGACGCCTCCTGCCCCGTCCGCTCCTGCCGGGTCCTCTACGGGGCCAAATACTTCTTCGCCTTCGCCACCCTCAACTCGGCGGCCAACCCCATCATCTACACCCTGAGGAGCAAAGAGATGCGCAGGGAGTTCCGCAGggtgctttgctgctgtggggcGGGCCGTGGGGCTGACAGCCCCGGGGGGCGCTGCGCCCTCCCGCTCCGGACCTCCAGCTCGGCCGAGCGCTGCACTCAGAAGCAGGGGCTGCCCGCCTCGCCCGGCACCCGCGACTGCACCACGTCGGTCTGA
- the ELOF1 gene encoding transcription elongation factor 1 homolog translates to MGRRKSKRKPPPKKKVTGTLETQFTCPFCNHEKSCDVKMDRARNTGVISCTVCLEEFQTPITYLSEPVDVYSDWIDACEAANQ, encoded by the exons ATGGGGCGCCGCAAGTCCAAGCGGAAGCCGCCCCCCAAGAAGAAGGTGACGGGCACGCTGGAGACGCAGTTCACGTGTCCGTTCTGCAACCACGAGAAGTCCTGCGACGTGAAGAT GGACCGTGCCCGCAATACGGGCGTTATCTCCTGCACCGTCTGCCTGGAGGAGTTCCAGACGCCCATCACCT ATCTGTCGGAGCCCGTGGATGTCTACAGTGATTGGATCGACGCCTGTGAAGCTGCCAACCAATAG